Below is a window of Oceanipulchritudo coccoides DNA.
AAAAGGGCTGAAATCTGGAAAGTGCCCATTCTCTTGGCAAGCAGAAATTAAGCGCTTTTCAGACCTTTGTCCCCCAGGATTTAAAAATTCCCGAACTTTTGATTTGCGTTCATTGGGCGCATTCGTATCCGTCACTCCTTTTCCCTGATCGATAAATCGAGAACGAAGACAAGCTTTAGGCAATGAAACAAATTACTCTCACCACAAAACCACGCAACGACCTGGGTCGGACTGCGAGCAAGCACTTGCGACAGAATGGAACCATTCCGGCCGTTATCTACGGCGAATCCGGCTCCCGCAATCTGGCCCTGAACGCACATGAGTTCAAGATGGCTTACCGGAAGTTTTCGGGCAGCGCGGCTCTTCTTGAGCTGAAAGGCGAGGGCGAGGATGATGCGATTTACGCCATTATCCAGGAACTTCAGCGCAATCCGCGTAACGATTCTTTCGTGCACATTGACTTTAAGGAAATTGTCCGAGGTCAGGACATGGAAGTGGATATACCGGTCCATACAAAGGGGATCGCTGACGGTGTCCGCAATTACGGCGGTGTTCTCGAAGTCAGCGCCAACACGCTCCGCGTACGTTGTCGCCCTCGCAATCTGCCTGAATTTATCGAAATTGATGTGACGGCCCTGGAAATCGGCAAATCCATTCACTTGGAAGAAGTGACTGCCCCCGAAGGAGTCACCTTCCTTGACGACTCCGACCTGGTGGTTGTTGGTTGTGTTGGAGCTTCCGCTGGTGCCAGTGGCTTGACCGAGGAGGAAGAGGAAGCTGCTGCTGAAGAGGCTGCCGCTGCCGCTGCCGCTTCCGAAGGGGAAGAAACCTCTACAGACTCATCCGAGTCCGAATCTGACTCCGAAGAGAAGTAACCCTTCTTTTCACAATTGTTCTTTGCATGTCTACGGTGCGTGTCATCGCCGGACTGGGAAACCCCGGGACGCGATACGATGGGACACGCCACAATATAGGTTTTGCCGCGGTCGATTACCTCGCCGCTGCCCATTCCGCTTCATGGAAGCAGGAGAATCGCTTTTGTGCCCACGCCGCCTCCATCGTCATCGCTGGTAATCCGGTTCTGCTGCTCAAGCCGCAGACCTACATGAATGCCAGCGGAAAGGCTATTGGCAATGTATGCCGCTTCTACAAGTGGTTGCCAGCCTCTGTTTTGGTCGTTGTGGACGAGTTCCAATTGGAATTGGGCCGCACGAAGCTCTCCCTGGCCGGAAGCGCTGGGGGGCATAATGGTGTCGAGGATATCATCCAGCGGATGGGACCAGCATTTCCAAGGTTTCGCATTGGAATCGCCCCTCCCAATCCGACCCCGATGGGCATGACCGACTACGTTCTGGGTAAATTTTCACCCGATGAAACAAACACTCTCGCCAATTGCTGGGAACGAATTTTGTCTGAACTCAATTTAATTGTTCAGCAGGGTCCAGACCTCGCTATCAACACCATTAATCAACGCATTCAAAAGAATGAGCCAAATCAGCAGGAAATATAAATTAACCGTTATCCTCGACACCCGTGGATACGATGCACCCGTGGAATCCCTTCAGGAGAAGGTGACCACGATGCTCACAGAACTCGGTGGAGAAGTCTCGGCCATGGAAAACCTGGGTCGCCAGGAATTCATCCGTGTGACAGAAAAGGATCACACTGGAGATACGTACCTCCTTGTCGAAGCCTCGGGCCCTCCCAGCTTCCCGGGCGACCTGCAGGAGCGCATCCGCCTCGATAAGCAGATCAAGCGAATTTTGGTCCAGTCCGCCTAATTGGGAGGAGAAGCAAATGGCATCCTTCAATAAAGTCATTCTGATGGGCAACCTGACCCGTGACCCGGAAGTCCGGACCACGCCTTCAGGCCTCAAGATCGCTAAATTCGGCCTTGCCGTGAACCGGAAATACCGGACGCGGGACAATGAGCTGAAGGAGGAGACGACTTTTGTTGATATCGATGCCTTTGGTACCCAGGCGGAAACACTCGAGCGCTACTGCGAAAAGGGCTCCCCGCTGTTAGTCGAAGGTCGCCTTCGTCTTGATCAGTGGCAGACCAGCAATGGCGAAAACCGTTCCAAGCTCAGTGTTGTTCTGGAAAATTTCCAGCTCATGGGCGGGCGGTCTGCAGCACCTGAAAGCAAAAGCAGCGAGGCAACCGCTCCGAAGCCACAGCCTTCCAAGGACAATACGCTTAAAGGGGATGACGATATTCCTTTTTAATTACTGACATCCATTTAATCATACCAATCTTTACCAGAGGAGAAACAAACTCATGGCTAATTCAGAACTTCTATTACTTAAACAGGTTGATCACCTTGGCGACGAGGGCGATACCGTAAATGTCAAGACGGGTTATGCCCGCAATTACCTGCTCCCCCGCGGGATCGCGATTCCCGTGACCCGGGCCAACCGCAAGCAGATCGAATCCCTTAAGGACCG
It encodes the following:
- the pth gene encoding aminoacyl-tRNA hydrolase, which codes for MSTVRVIAGLGNPGTRYDGTRHNIGFAAVDYLAAAHSASWKQENRFCAHAASIVIAGNPVLLLKPQTYMNASGKAIGNVCRFYKWLPASVLVVVDEFQLELGRTKLSLAGSAGGHNGVEDIIQRMGPAFPRFRIGIAPPNPTPMGMTDYVLGKFSPDETNTLANCWERILSELNLIVQQGPDLAINTINQRIQKNEPNQQEI
- a CDS encoding 50S ribosomal protein L25; the protein is MKQITLTTKPRNDLGRTASKHLRQNGTIPAVIYGESGSRNLALNAHEFKMAYRKFSGSAALLELKGEGEDDAIYAIIQELQRNPRNDSFVHIDFKEIVRGQDMEVDIPVHTKGIADGVRNYGGVLEVSANTLRVRCRPRNLPEFIEIDVTALEIGKSIHLEEVTAPEGVTFLDDSDLVVVGCVGASAGASGLTEEEEEAAAEEAAAAAAASEGEETSTDSSESESDSEEK
- a CDS encoding 30S ribosomal protein S6 yields the protein MSQISRKYKLTVILDTRGYDAPVESLQEKVTTMLTELGGEVSAMENLGRQEFIRVTEKDHTGDTYLLVEASGPPSFPGDLQERIRLDKQIKRILVQSA
- a CDS encoding single-stranded DNA-binding protein, which encodes MASFNKVILMGNLTRDPEVRTTPSGLKIAKFGLAVNRKYRTRDNELKEETTFVDIDAFGTQAETLERYCEKGSPLLVEGRLRLDQWQTSNGENRSKLSVVLENFQLMGGRSAAPESKSSEATAPKPQPSKDNTLKGDDDIPF